CGTGCAAGGTCTCGATGCCCCTGATCGGAGGCAAGCTCGAAGACATGGTCCTGCACACCGTCAACGACGTTTTCACCGTCGAGGAGGCGTTCACCGCTGACTGGATCGCCGAGCACGTCTAGACCCGTCGGCGCGGTCACCCGGGGCACCACCGGGTACAACCGGCTACGCCGCAGTGATCGCTGGCTGGTGCACTCACCGCGCGTGCGCAGCGTGCTGCGGGCCGCGGCCGACCCGCTGGTGGTCGACCTCGGGTACGGGGCGCTCCCCGTCACCACCCTGGAATTGGCGGCCCGGCTGCAGGCGGTGCGGACCGATGTCCGCGTTGTGGGTCTGGAGATCCATCCAGAGCGGGTGGCCACCGCGCGGGCGGTGGCGGGTGCCACCGACGTGCGGTTCGAGCTCGGCGGGTTCGAGTTGGCCGGGCTGCGCCCCGTGCTGGTGCGCGCGTTCAACGTGCTGCGGCAGTACCCGGTCGAGGCCGTGCCGGACGCCTGGGCCACGATGGCGCGCCGGCTCGCACCCGGTGGGCTGATCGTCGACGGAACCTGCGACGAGCTGGGCCGCCGGTGCTGCTGGGTGCTGCTGGACGAGGCCGGGCCGGTCAGCCTGACGCTGGCCTGCGACCCGTTCAGCATCGAGCGTCCCTCGGATCTGGCCGAGCGGCTGCCGAAGGTGCTGATCCATCACAACGTCGAGGGTCAGCCCATCCACACGCTGCTGGACGCCGCCGACCGGGCCTGGGCCAGTGCGGCCGGGCACGGCGTGTTCGGGCCGCGGGTGCGCTGGCGGGCCATGGTGGAACTGCTGCGCGCCGAGGGTTTTCCGGTCGCCGCACCGCGCCGCCGGCTACGGGACGGCGTGCTGACGGTGCCGTGGGCGACCGTGGCGCCAGCCACAACTTAGGCCGGTGGCGAGCCACGCATACAGCCCTGTGGCGCCACTAAGCTGAACCGCATGCGAATTGCCCTGGCGCAGATCGCCACCGGCACGGACCCCTCGTCGAACCTGCGACTGGTCGATGAGTTCACCCGGCGCGCCGCCGATGACGGCGCCCGGTTGGTGTTGTTCCCCGAGGCCACGATGTGCCGGTTCGGCGTTCCGCTGGCCCCGGTCGCCGAGGGCCTGGACGGGCCATGGGCGACGGCGGTGCGGGAGATCGCCGCACGCGCCGGGGTCGTGGTGGTGGCCGGGATGTTCGTCCCCGCCGAGGACGGGCGGGTCACCAACACCCTGATCGCGACGGGCCCCGGCGTCGACGCGCACTACCACAAGATCCACCTGTACGACGCCTTCGGATTCACCGAATCACGCACTGTGGCACCGGGTTTCGAGCCTGCGACGATCGCTGTCGACGATGTCACCGTCGGCCTGACCACCTGCTACGACATCCGGTTCCCCGAGCTGTACGTGGAGCTGGCCCGTCGCGGCGCCCAGCTGATCACCGTGCACGCCTCATGGGGTTCGGGGCCAGGCAAGCTCGAGCAGTGGACCCTGCTGGCCCGCGCCCGCGCGCTGGACACCACCGGCTTCATCGCCGCGGTGGACCAGGCCTACCCGGGCGACGAGATCGCCAAGGTCGGGCCCACGGGCGTCGGCGGCAGCCTGGTGGCCTCCCCCACCGGCGAGGTTCTCGCTTCGGCCGGCACCGAGGAGCAGTTGCTGGTCTTCGACGTCGACCTCGATGCCGCCAACCAGGTCCGGGACACCATCGCGGTGCTGCAGAACCGCTCACAGTTCGCTCAGTTGGGTAAGGCACAATCGCTGGGGTGACCGATCCCTGGGCTCGCCCAACCGACCAGTCCCCGCCGTCGCCTACGCAGGAGCTGCCTCCGCAGCCTCCGGCGCCCGATCAGCCGGTTCAGCCTGGTCAGGTCGAACAGCCCACGCCGCAGCCGCAGGACACCTCGGCCCTGGCGAAGGTCAAGAAGCTGTTCTCGGACCCGCTGTCGGTGGTGCTGGTCGTCGTCATCGTGGTCGCCCTGGTCGCCGCCGGCGTCCTCGGCGGCGAGCTGTACGCGCGCAGCCGTGCCGACAAGATCGTCGCCTCGATCGTGGAATGCATCGTGCAGGACGGCGCCAAGGCGTCGTTCGACCCGCTGCCGCCGTTCCTGATGCAGCACGTGAGCGGGCACTACACCAACATCAACATCGAGACCGCCGGTAACCAGATCCGCGATGCCAAGGGCATGAAGGTGAAGCTGGGCATCGAAGATGTCCGGATCAAGGAAACCGCCGACGCGAGCGGCACCGTGGGCTCGCTGGTCGCCGACATCTCGTGGAGCACCGACGGCATCCGTCAGACCGTGGCCGACATGGTGCAGCTGCCGTTCATCGGCTCGGCCATCTCCGATGTGAAGACCAATCCGTCCAACGGGACGATCGAACTGAAGGGCCTGCTCGGCACCATCACCGCCAAGCCGACGGTGGTCAACAAGGGCATCTCGATGCAGATCGTCGATCTAAGTGCGATCGGCCTGTCCTGGCCGCGGGAGACCCTGCAGCCGATCCTGGACAAATTCACCGCCCAGCTCACCGAGAATTACCCGATGGGCATCCACGCCGACAGCGTGCAGGTCACCGACAGCGGTGTGGTGGCGAAGTTCTCCACCCAGAACGCCACGATGCCCAAGGCTCAAGAGGACCCCTGCTTCGCCAAGCTCTGAGTCCTTCCCGCCGCCTTTCAGGCGGTGAAGCCGTCGAGCACCGCCCGGGTGCCCGAAAGGCCGAGCCGGGTAGCCCCGGCGTCGAGCATGGCCGTGGCCGCCTCGGCGGTACGGATACCGCCGCTGGCCTTGACCCCGACACCATCACCGGCGGCCTGCGCCATCAGTTCGACGGCGCGGACGGAAGCGCCGCCGCTGGGGTGAAACCCGGTGGAGGTCTTGACGAAGTCGGCCCCGGCGCCGACGGCGGCGCGGCACACGTCCTGCAGTAACGCCTCGCCCGCGAATTCCAGCAGCGCCGCGGACTCGACGATGACCTTGAGGGCGGCGCCGGGGATCGCGGCGCGGACCGCGGCCACCTCGGCCGCCGTCGCGTCCAGATCGCCGCTCAGGGCGAGCCCGATGTCGATCACCATGTCGATCTCGGCGGCGCCTGCGGCCACCGCCAGCTGCGACTCACGGGCCTTGATCTCGGCCAGGTGCTTGCCCGACGGGAAGCCCGACACCGCGGCAACCGCAAGGCTCGACGGGGCGACCCCGGCCGCGGTCGACACCAGCGACGGCGACACGCACACCGAGAACACCCCGAGGTCGACGGCCTCGGCGACCAGTTTCTCGATGTTGGCCGCGGTGGCCTCGGGCTTGAGCAGGGTGTGATCGACCAGGGCTGCCACCTGGGCACGGGTGTAGCTGCCCATCAGAACGGTTCCTCGCTGCCGCCGGGATTGCAGCCGCTGGCCAGCATCACCTCGGGCGTGACCTCCGGGCGCCACGGCTCCAGATTCCAGCTGGTCTTGCCGGGCTCGGCGAGTTCGGCGAACGTCCAGTGGCACAGGAACTGCTCACGCATCCCGGGCAGGTCGGCATCCGGGGACAGGGCAAGAACCTCGGCCCAGGCCTGATCGGCCTGGACCGTGCTGCCGGGCTGCCGGGTGAGGGCGCGGGCCGTGTCGGTGGGATACACCCGCAGGCTCGACAGGTCGCCCCATTTGGCCCATTCGACGTGGTCGACGTAGACGTGGTCGTCGGCGGCCGAGGTGGCGGCGAACGTCAGTGCCGCGCCCAGCGCCAGGCAGGCCGCACCGAACGCGGCCAGTGGTGAACGCATCGGGTCAGTGCGACTTTCCCTGGATTTCCAGCAGTTTGGGGCGCACATCGACGAGGTAGACGCCTGCGGCGCAGGCCGCGATGACGGGGATGAACACGCCACCCACCAGCAGCGTCAGCACCGCGCTCACACCGAGGATGGCCAGCCAGACCGGCTTGGTGAGCTTGCCGGTGGCCGTATAGGCGTCCGGACGCTGCAGGGCCGCATGCACGAAGGCGTAGACGCCAACGAGAACGACCAGGTAACCGAGTACCGAAATAATGACGCCCGCAAGGTTGGCAAGTTGCACCTCACCAGCCTATGCGGGCGTCATCGTCAGCGTCGACCGACGGGGCTCAGGGCCCCGCCGGTCCACACCGGAATTACTTCTGGGTGACCTTCTTGGCCGGGGCGGCCGTGGTCTTCTTGGCGGCCGGAGCAGCCTTCTTGGCGGCAGGCGCGGGCGCGGCCTTCTTGGCCGGGGCCTTCTTGGCGGGAGCGGCGGCGGCCGGCTCGGCAGCCTTCTCGGCCTTCTTCGGCAGCTCGACGCCGACCAGCTTGGCGGCGCGCTCGCCGACCGCGCGGGTCTGCGAGGCGACGGTGCCCAGCGCGTCCTGGGTCAGCTCGGTGACCTGGTCGGTGTAGCCCTCGACCCGGCTGGCGGCTTCCTCGATGGCCGGCTGGTTGCGCAGGCGCTCCAGCGCGGCCTCGCCGCGCTCGACCAGCTTGTTGTAGGTCGCGGTGGCCTGATCGGCGTAGCCCTCGGCGGCCTTGCGCAGCTCCTCGGAGGTGAACTTGTCGCGCAGCTCGTCGAACTGGGCAGGCAGGTCTTCCTGCAGCTTGGTCAGGCGGGCGCGGCCTTCTTCGACGCGGGCCTCGGCATCGGTGCGCGCGCCCTCGGCACGCTCACGCAGGCTGGCGACGATCTCGTTGACCGTGGCCAGGGCCAGGTCGGCAGCGCCGACGGCGGCCAGCAGCGGGGCCTTGAGGTCTTCGATGGTGGGCTGAGTCTTCTCGGTCATGCGAGTTCCTTTCTCTCAGATGGGCTTTTCGTGCGAGTGGTTATCGGGTAGCTGGTGAGGTGTCAATCAGTTGTCGGCTCCTCACCTGCTTCGGCTTCGTTCTGCTGCCGAAACGATGTGTAGATGTCGAGCAGCACCTGCTTCTGCCGCTCGGTGATCCCCACGTCGTTGACGATGGCGTCGCGGACCTCGCTGGGCTCGCTGGGTTCGAGGATCCCGGCGCGCACATAGAGGACTTCCGCGGACACCCGCAGTGCCTTCGCGATCTGGTTGAGCACGTCGGCGGAGGGTTTCCGCAATCCCCGTTCGATCTGGCTCAAGTAGGGATTGCTGACGCCGGCCTTCTCGGCCAACTGCCGTACCGATACCTGCGCCGCCTCACGCTGGGCCCGGATGAAGCTTCCGATGTCCTGCGCAGCGTTGGAGACGACCGCCGCGAGATTTTCGTCTTGCGCCATGTCCTTCCCCCTCGTAGGCCGTGTATCCGTTAACGACAAAAATCACGCTACGACGGGGTGCTAACTTTTGCAAGCACTAGTTAGCGCAGGTCAGAAGAGTAGTTGGGCTATCGAATAGATGATCAGGCCCGCCAACGAACCCACCACGGTGCCGTTGATCCGGATGAACTGCAGGTCACGACCCACATGGAGCTCGATCCGGCGGCTCGCCTCGTCCGCATCCCAGCGTTCGATGGTCTCGGTGATGATCGCTGTGATCTCGGTCCCATACTCCGCGACCAGGTGTTTTGCGCCCCGGATGATCCAGCTGTCCACCTTGTCGCGTAGCTCGGCGTCGTCGCGCAACGACTCACCGATCCGCATCACCGAGTCGGCGATCCGGGTCCGCAGCGCCGAGGACGGATCGTCCACCGACTCCAGGATGATCCGCTTGGCGGCCGCCCACGCCGTCTCCGCCGCGCGCGCCACCTCGTCGCGACCCATGATCTGGTCTTTGACGTTCTCGGCACGCTGAATCGTCGCCTCGTCGTGTTGCAGGTCGTCGGCGAACTCGAACAGGAACCGGGTGGCCGAGCGCCGCAGCTCATGGTCGGGGTTACGGCGCACCTTGTCCGTGAAATCCATCAACTCCCGGTGGATTCGGTCCCCGACCAGGTGGTCCACCCAGCGGGGCGACCAGGTCGGCGAATCCCGCTCGATGACGCGCTCGATCACCTCACCGGAGTTCAGCGACCACTGGAACGCCCGGTCGCACAGCAGCTGGATCAAGGCTTCCTGACGCCCCTCCTGCAGCAGGGTGGACAGCACCCGGCCGATGGGCGGCCCCCACTTGGGTTCGGCGATGCGCTTGACGATCATCCGGTCCAGCACGTGCTGAACGTCCTCGTCGCGCAGCATCTCCACCCCGACCCGGAGCACGGTCGACGCCTCCGCGGCCACCCGCTCGGCGTGCGAACGGTCGCACAGCCATTTCCCGAACCGGCCGGCCACCTGGGCGTCCTGCAGCTTGGTCGCGATCACCTCGGGGGACATGAAGTTCTCCCGGACGAACGTGCCCAGGCCCTCCCCCAACTGGTCCTTCTTGCGCTTGATGATGGCCGTGTGCGGGATGGGCAGCCCGAGCGGATGCTTGAACAGCGCGGTGACGGCAAACCAGTCGGCCAGCGCGCCGACCATGCCTGCCTCGGCCGCGGCCCGCACATACCCGACCCAGCCGGCGGCACCCCACGACTGTGCCCAGGTACAGAACAGGAAGATCACCGTGGCGCCGACCAGGAAGCTCAGCGCCACCAGCTTCATCCTCCGCAAACCCCGGAGGCGTTCGGCATCCGCGGCGCTGTCCGCCCCGGCCAGTGTCTCGGCAAAACTTGGCCGCGGACCCGCCAGCGCGCGGACTCCTTCGTCGGATCGATGTGCCACCTTTCCATCTTGCGCTATCGCAGCGACTGACGGTCTGACCCACGGACCGGTATCCGCAGATTCGCCGTAGTATCAAGTGGAACTAGGGAATGGGACTACTGCGACTGTGGCACAGCAGACTCCGCCGGTGACGGTGAAGACCGATGGACGCAAGCGGCGCTGGCACCAGCACAAGGTGGAGCGA
Above is a window of Mycolicibacterium boenickei DNA encoding:
- a CDS encoding carbon-nitrogen hydrolase family protein, giving the protein MRIALAQIATGTDPSSNLRLVDEFTRRAADDGARLVLFPEATMCRFGVPLAPVAEGLDGPWATAVREIAARAGVVVVAGMFVPAEDGRVTNTLIATGPGVDAHYHKIHLYDAFGFTESRTVAPGFEPATIAVDDVTVGLTTCYDIRFPELYVELARRGAQLITVHASWGSGPGKLEQWTLLARARALDTTGFIAAVDQAYPGDEIAKVGPTGVGGSLVASPTGEVLASAGTEEQLLVFDVDLDAANQVRDTIAVLQNRSQFAQLGKAQSLG
- a CDS encoding methyltransferase domain-containing protein; amino-acid sequence: MTGSPSTSRPVGAVTRGTTGYNRLRRSDRWLVHSPRVRSVLRAAADPLVVDLGYGALPVTTLELAARLQAVRTDVRVVGLEIHPERVATARAVAGATDVRFELGGFELAGLRPVLVRAFNVLRQYPVEAVPDAWATMARRLAPGGLIVDGTCDELGRRCCWVLLDEAGPVSLTLACDPFSIERPSDLAERLPKVLIHHNVEGQPIHTLLDAADRAWASAAGHGVFGPRVRWRAMVELLRAEGFPVAAPRRRLRDGVLTVPWATVAPATT
- a CDS encoding DUF2599 domain-containing protein, whose product is MRSPLAAFGAACLALGAALTFAATSAADDHVYVDHVEWAKWGDLSSLRVYPTDTARALTRQPGSTVQADQAWAEVLALSPDADLPGMREQFLCHWTFAELAEPGKTSWNLEPWRPEVTPEVMLASGCNPGGSEEPF
- the deoC gene encoding deoxyribose-phosphate aldolase — translated: MGSYTRAQVAALVDHTLLKPEATAANIEKLVAEAVDLGVFSVCVSPSLVSTAAGVAPSSLAVAAVSGFPSGKHLAEIKARESQLAVAAGAAEIDMVIDIGLALSGDLDATAAEVAAVRAAIPGAALKVIVESAALLEFAGEALLQDVCRAAVGAGADFVKTSTGFHPSGGASVRAVELMAQAAGDGVGVKASGGIRTAEAATAMLDAGATRLGLSGTRAVLDGFTA
- a CDS encoding helix-turn-helix domain-containing protein, producing MAQDENLAAVVSNAAQDIGSFIRAQREAAQVSVRQLAEKAGVSNPYLSQIERGLRKPSADVLNQIAKALRVSAEVLYVRAGILEPSEPSEVRDAIVNDVGITERQKQVLLDIYTSFRQQNEAEAGEEPTTD
- a CDS encoding LmeA family phospholipid-binding protein; this translates as MTDPWARPTDQSPPSPTQELPPQPPAPDQPVQPGQVEQPTPQPQDTSALAKVKKLFSDPLSVVLVVVIVVALVAAGVLGGELYARSRADKIVASIVECIVQDGAKASFDPLPPFLMQHVSGHYTNINIETAGNQIRDAKGMKVKLGIEDVRIKETADASGTVGSLVADISWSTDGIRQTVADMVQLPFIGSAISDVKTNPSNGTIELKGLLGTITAKPTVVNKGISMQIVDLSAIGLSWPRETLQPILDKFTAQLTENYPMGIHADSVQVTDSGVVAKFSTQNATMPKAQEDPCFAKL
- a CDS encoding DUF445 domain-containing protein, with protein sequence MAHRSDEGVRALAGPRPSFAETLAGADSAADAERLRGLRRMKLVALSFLVGATVIFLFCTWAQSWGAAGWVGYVRAAAEAGMVGALADWFAVTALFKHPLGLPIPHTAIIKRKKDQLGEGLGTFVRENFMSPEVIATKLQDAQVAGRFGKWLCDRSHAERVAAEASTVLRVGVEMLRDEDVQHVLDRMIVKRIAEPKWGPPIGRVLSTLLQEGRQEALIQLLCDRAFQWSLNSGEVIERVIERDSPTWSPRWVDHLVGDRIHRELMDFTDKVRRNPDHELRRSATRFLFEFADDLQHDEATIQRAENVKDQIMGRDEVARAAETAWAAAKRIILESVDDPSSALRTRIADSVMRIGESLRDDAELRDKVDSWIIRGAKHLVAEYGTEITAIITETIERWDADEASRRIELHVGRDLQFIRINGTVVGSLAGLIIYSIAQLLF
- a CDS encoding heparin-binding hemagglutinin — protein: MTEKTQPTIEDLKAPLLAAVGAADLALATVNEIVASLRERAEGARTDAEARVEEGRARLTKLQEDLPAQFDELRDKFTSEELRKAAEGYADQATATYNKLVERGEAALERLRNQPAIEEAASRVEGYTDQVTELTQDALGTVASQTRAVGERAAKLVGVELPKKAEKAAEPAAAAPAKKAPAKKAAPAPAAKKAAPAAKKTTAAPAKKVTQK
- a CDS encoding DUF2516 family protein → MQLANLAGVIISVLGYLVVLVGVYAFVHAALQRPDAYTATGKLTKPVWLAILGVSAVLTLLVGGVFIPVIAACAAGVYLVDVRPKLLEIQGKSH